The segment AAAGTGGGATCATTGATAACTATGTAATCACCATGTTTTATATCATTAAAAAAATATGTAAATTTATTTCCATATAATCTTTCACCAACCAAAATTGTTGGTTCGGCAGATCCTGTCGGAACATGATAAAGACCAAATATAAAGGTACGAATTAAAAAAACAATGGATCCTGCGAAAATTATGGCTTCTATCCATTCTCTTAATATCGATTTTTTAGTTGTCA is part of the Candidatus Dependentiae bacterium genome and harbors:
- a CDS encoding S26 family signal peptidase, with product MTTKKSILREWIEAIIFAGSIVFLIRTFIFGLYHVPTGSAEPTILVGERLYGNKFTYFFNDIKHGDYIVINDPT